DNA sequence from the Tissierella sp. MB52-C2 genome:
TAGGGTATCTCATCTATGATGATGTACTTAATAAGGTAAGTAATGTGAGTTACTTATGAATTTAAGGTGGTAACACGAAATAATCTCGTCCTTTTGGAAACAATAGGGCGAGTTTTTTTATTGCTGAATTTTATAAGACTTTTAGATACTGAAAATAATATTTTAAGGAGATGTTAAATATGTTGAAGCCAAAAGAACAAATGCCAATTATTTTAAAGGGAGTCCATACTTTAATAAATGAAGAAGAGTTACTAGAAAAACTTAAAAAATCCTATAATCAGAAAAAACCATTAACTATTAAGCTGGGGCTGGACCCTTCTGCACCAGATATACATTTAGGCCATGCAGTCGTATTGCGTAAAATTAAACAAATGCAGGATTTAGGACATCATGTAGTAATTGTAATTGGAGATTTTACTGGAAAAATAGGTGATCCAACTGGGAAATCAAAGGGTAGAACTACTTTGAGTGATGAGGAAGTAAAGGAAAATGCTAAAACCTATTGTGAACAGATATTCAAAATACTTGATGTAGAAAAAACTGAAGTAAGGTTTAATAGTGAATGGCTTTCTAAACTTACTTTTGAAGATGTTATCAAACTTGCTGCTACTACAACAGTAGCTAGGATTCTTGAACGAGATGATTTCCATAATAGGTATCAGAATCAAGTTCCAATAGGAATTCATGAGTTTTTTTATCCATTAATGCAGGCATACGATTCCATTGAATTAAATTCAGATATTGAACTTGGAGGAACAGATCAAACCTTTAATATTCTTATGGGCAGAAATCTTCAAAAGTCATTTGAACAGGAACAGCAGATTGCTATGTTTATGCCTATTCTTGAAGGCTTAGACGGTGTGGAAAAAATGAGTAAAAGTCTTAAAAACTATATTGGTATAAATGAACCTGCTGAGATAATGTTTAAAAAGGTTATGGAAATTCCTGATGGGCTTATTATTAAATATTTTGAACTAGCAACTGACGAGCATCCTGATAAAATAGATAATATCAAATCAGAACTAAATAGTGGTGCAAATCCTCGAGATGTTAAATACCATTTGGCTAAAATTATAGTGTCACTTTACCGTAGTCCAGAAGAAGTAGAAAGGGCTATTGTATATTATGATACAGCATTTAGCAAAAAGGATATTCCAGAGGATATTCCAGAGCTATTAGTTAAAGGAGATAAAGAGACCATTGGAGATATTATTTTAGAAATAGTAAAAATAAATCTTGTAAAAAGTAAAAGTGAATTTATCCGATTAATAAATCAAGGAGGAGTTCAGTTAAATGGTGAAAAACTAACATCAGATGATATAAATAAGCCTATTAAATCAAATGATGTTATAAGGATAGGAAAAAAACGGTTTTTAAGATTTAAATAAAGTAGATTAATAGATAATAACTAACTTTTTTAAAAAGGGGACAAAGTACCATATCTTGAAAAACTTGACAATTACTTTAATTGAATGTTACAATTTTTACATTAGTTTTTAAAAGAATAAAAATATGTATTGATGCTAGAGGTGTACGGTAGTGAGAAAAATTCCAATAGAATATGCCAGAGAGGGAGATACCCTGGGTAAGACTTTGTACAATAACATGGGTGGTATGTTATTAAAGGAAGGATCTAGTCTTAATGAGTATATTATAGATAAGTTAAAAGCATATGGTTATTTAAGTATATATATTAAGGATAAATATACAGAAGAGGATATTGAAGATATTATAAAGCCTGAGGTTGTAAATAGGATATATAATCTACAGGGAAGTTTAAATAATATAATAAGAAATTCCAATAATGGAGAGAAAATAAATAGTAAAAATGTAAGGAAAAATGTAAAGGATCTTAATGAAATAATACAAGAGGTTGTTTATGATATTGTGTCCAGCAAAACTGTATTGGAAAATTTGGCAAGTATTTCTGTCTATGATGATTATACATTGACTCATAGTCTAAATATGATGATGTTATCTACAGTTATTGCTAAGGATATAGGATTTAATATGAATGAGATAAAAGCATTAGCAACAGGATGTGTATTTCATGATATAGGAAAAACATTTCTACCTATAGAGATAATTAACAAACCGGGAAAGTTTACTGATGAGGAGTTTAGGTTAGTACAATCCCATACAGAAAAGGGATATAAATTCTTGACTAATCATACAGATTTATCTGCTGTTTCAAGAAGTATTTCCTTATGTCATCATGAAAGGGAAGATGGGTTAGGGTATCCCAGAAAGTTAAAAGGTGACGAAATTCATATATTTAATAAAATAGCTTCTATATCCGATGTTTTTGATGCATTGACTTCAGATAGACCCTATAGAAGAGCTGTACCTTTACCTGATGCTATGGAGTATCTATTAGCATCAGGTGGAAATCACTTTAATATAGATTTAATTAAGGTGTTTTCCCAATCCATTAATATTTTTCCTAAAGATACCTTTGTACAATTAAGCGATAATAGAGAAGGTATTATATATGAAATAAACTCTGAATTTCATACAAGACCTAAGGTAAAGATCTATGGAGAAAATGGTAAAAAAGTAGCTCCTTATATAATAAATTTAATGGAGTATAATAATATAGTCATAGAAAAAGTCATACATATTTTTTCTTTTGATGAAAATAATTAAAAAAGAAGGTTATCGTTATTATAATGATAACCTTCTTTTTTAATATATGGTATGACATATATATTGATTAGGATGGAATAAATTGAATAA
Encoded proteins:
- the tyrS gene encoding tyrosine--tRNA ligase → MLKPKEQMPIILKGVHTLINEEELLEKLKKSYNQKKPLTIKLGLDPSAPDIHLGHAVVLRKIKQMQDLGHHVVIVIGDFTGKIGDPTGKSKGRTTLSDEEVKENAKTYCEQIFKILDVEKTEVRFNSEWLSKLTFEDVIKLAATTTVARILERDDFHNRYQNQVPIGIHEFFYPLMQAYDSIELNSDIELGGTDQTFNILMGRNLQKSFEQEQQIAMFMPILEGLDGVEKMSKSLKNYIGINEPAEIMFKKVMEIPDGLIIKYFELATDEHPDKIDNIKSELNSGANPRDVKYHLAKIIVSLYRSPEEVERAIVYYDTAFSKKDIPEDIPELLVKGDKETIGDIILEIVKINLVKSKSEFIRLINQGGVQLNGEKLTSDDINKPIKSNDVIRIGKKRFLRFK
- a CDS encoding HD-GYP domain-containing protein codes for the protein MRKIPIEYAREGDTLGKTLYNNMGGMLLKEGSSLNEYIIDKLKAYGYLSIYIKDKYTEEDIEDIIKPEVVNRIYNLQGSLNNIIRNSNNGEKINSKNVRKNVKDLNEIIQEVVYDIVSSKTVLENLASISVYDDYTLTHSLNMMMLSTVIAKDIGFNMNEIKALATGCVFHDIGKTFLPIEIINKPGKFTDEEFRLVQSHTEKGYKFLTNHTDLSAVSRSISLCHHEREDGLGYPRKLKGDEIHIFNKIASISDVFDALTSDRPYRRAVPLPDAMEYLLASGGNHFNIDLIKVFSQSINIFPKDTFVQLSDNREGIIYEINSEFHTRPKVKIYGENGKKVAPYIINLMEYNNIVIEKVIHIFSFDENN